The Petropleomorpha daqingensis genome includes a window with the following:
- a CDS encoding gamma-glutamyltransferase family protein gives MFTTRPELAGTFGMVASTHWLATAAGMATLEAGGNAFDAAVATGLALQVVEPHLNGPGGEVPVLFARGDTGQPVTVLAGQGVAPADATIAAFRDLALDLVPGTGLLAATVPGALGAWLTLLRDHGTLPLDAVLRFAIEYAETGHPLHPRVVATVGSVSEHFRTHWPTSAATWLTSDGAPPVAGSLFRNPVLASTYRRLLDAARGPTREAQIDAALAAWYTGFVAEAIDRFCRYPVMDDSGRQHPGFLTGHDLATWTPRYEQPVTLDWRGWTLAKAGPWSQGPALLQALAMLDGVLPAGPAGSNASVSEDADTAEVVHASVEATKLAMADREAWYGDVENVPVGELLSPTYAAERRALIGRTASRDLRPGSPGERPPRLPEFVTSLSAAERPATRELAGIGEPTVDTRGTTRGDTCHVDVVDRWGNLVSATPSGGWLQSSPVIPELGFALGTRAQMFWLEPGLPNSLAPGKRPRTTLTPSLALRGGVPTLAFGSPGGDQQEQWQLCFWLRHVHQGLDLQAAIDAPAWHTTGFPSSFYPRETVPGEMVVESRLGDDVIAELRRRGHDVTVAGPWTLGRLSAVSRDPDTGILRAAANPRGMQGYAAGR, from the coding sequence GTGTTCACCACCCGACCGGAGCTCGCCGGAACGTTCGGCATGGTTGCCTCGACCCACTGGCTGGCCACCGCCGCCGGCATGGCCACGCTCGAGGCCGGCGGCAACGCGTTCGATGCCGCCGTCGCCACCGGGCTGGCCCTCCAGGTCGTCGAGCCCCACCTCAACGGACCCGGTGGCGAGGTTCCCGTCCTCTTCGCCAGAGGGGATACGGGGCAGCCCGTCACCGTCCTGGCCGGCCAGGGGGTCGCCCCCGCCGACGCGACGATCGCCGCCTTCCGGGACCTCGCCCTCGACCTGGTTCCCGGGACCGGCCTCCTCGCCGCGACGGTCCCCGGCGCCCTCGGCGCCTGGCTGACCCTGCTGCGCGACCACGGCACCCTGCCGCTGGACGCCGTCCTCCGCTTCGCCATCGAGTACGCCGAGACCGGCCACCCCCTGCACCCGCGGGTGGTCGCGACCGTCGGCTCGGTCTCCGAGCACTTCCGCACCCATTGGCCGACCTCGGCCGCCACCTGGCTCACCTCCGACGGAGCACCACCCGTCGCCGGCAGTCTGTTCCGCAATCCGGTTCTGGCCTCGACCTACCGCCGGCTGCTCGACGCAGCGCGCGGTCCCACACGGGAGGCCCAGATCGATGCGGCGCTGGCCGCCTGGTACACGGGATTCGTCGCCGAGGCGATCGACAGGTTCTGCCGGTACCCGGTGATGGACGACTCCGGTCGTCAGCACCCCGGGTTTCTGACCGGGCACGACCTGGCGACGTGGACACCGAGGTACGAGCAGCCGGTCACTCTGGACTGGCGGGGGTGGACGCTCGCGAAGGCCGGGCCGTGGTCCCAGGGACCGGCTCTGCTCCAGGCGCTGGCGATGCTGGACGGTGTGCTGCCGGCGGGCCCCGCGGGAAGCAACGCCTCCGTCTCCGAAGACGCGGACACCGCCGAGGTGGTGCATGCGAGCGTCGAGGCGACGAAGCTGGCGATGGCCGACCGCGAGGCCTGGTACGGGGACGTGGAGAACGTGCCGGTGGGCGAGCTGCTCTCGCCCACCTACGCCGCCGAGAGGCGGGCGCTCATCGGTAGGACCGCGAGCCGCGACCTGCGGCCCGGCTCACCGGGGGAGCGCCCGCCCCGGCTGCCCGAGTTCGTCACCAGCCTCTCCGCCGCTGAGCGGCCCGCCACCCGTGAACTCGCCGGGATCGGCGAACCCACCGTCGACACCCGGGGCACGACCCGGGGCGACACCTGCCACGTCGACGTCGTCGACCGCTGGGGCAACCTCGTCTCCGCCACCCCGTCCGGCGGCTGGCTGCAGAGCTCCCCGGTCATCCCCGAGCTCGGCTTCGCCCTCGGCACCCGGGCGCAGATGTTCTGGCTCGAGCCCGGGCTGCCCAACTCCCTCGCCCCGGGCAAGCGGCCCCGCACCACTCTCACGCCCTCGCTCGCCCTGCGCGGCGGCGTCCCGACCCTGGCCTTCGGCTCGCCGGGAGGCGACCAGCAGGAGCAGTGGCAGCTGTGCTTCTGGCTCCGGCACGTCCACCAGGGCCTCGACCTGCAGGCCGCGATCGATGCTCCCGCCTGGCACACCACCGGCTTCCCGTCGTCGTTCTACCCGCGGGAGACCGTCCCCGGCGAGATGGTGGTCGAGTCCCGCCTGGGGGACGACGTGATCGCGGAGCTGCGCCGCCGTGGGCACGACGTCACCGTCGCCGGGCCATGGACCCTGGGCCGGCTCTCGGCGGTCAGCCGTGATCCGGACACCGGGATCCTCCGGGCTGCGGCCAATCCACGGGGCATGCAGGGGTACGCCGCCGGCCGGTGA
- a CDS encoding ATP-grasp domain-containing protein — protein sequence MPHVLLASCDQARGLDDDEPLLLAALADAGVTAAAADWADPNVDWAAAQAVVVRSTWDYAPRRDEFLAWARRVEAVTSLHNPAAVLAWNTDKRYLAELAAAGLQVVPTAWAAEQAELPAALGAWDGDVVVKPAVSAGARDTARFAPAERVAAGALAARILDSGRAVMVQPYLTLLDGEGETGLVYLDGAYSHAFGKGALLAGEPLGPGLFATETITARTATPAQREVGDAVLAGVCERAGAVPLYARVDLVPGEDGAPRVLEVELTEPSLNLPVAPGAAQRLAAAITARL from the coding sequence ATGCCGCACGTCCTCCTCGCCAGCTGCGACCAGGCCCGCGGGCTCGACGACGACGAGCCGCTGCTGCTCGCCGCGCTCGCCGATGCCGGCGTGACGGCAGCAGCAGCGGACTGGGCCGATCCGAACGTGGACTGGGCCGCCGCGCAGGCCGTCGTCGTCCGCTCGACCTGGGACTACGCGCCGCGACGGGACGAGTTCCTCGCCTGGGCGCGACGGGTGGAGGCGGTCACGTCGCTGCACAACCCGGCCGCGGTGCTCGCGTGGAACACCGACAAGCGCTATCTCGCCGAGCTCGCGGCGGCGGGTCTGCAGGTCGTCCCGACCGCGTGGGCGGCCGAGCAGGCCGAGCTCCCGGCCGCGCTCGGGGCGTGGGACGGCGACGTCGTCGTCAAGCCGGCGGTCTCGGCCGGCGCCCGCGACACCGCCCGGTTCGCCCCGGCCGAGCGGGTGGCGGCCGGCGCGCTCGCGGCGCGGATCCTCGACAGCGGCCGCGCGGTCATGGTCCAGCCCTACCTGACCCTGCTCGACGGCGAGGGCGAGACCGGCCTGGTCTACCTCGACGGCGCGTACAGCCACGCCTTCGGCAAGGGCGCGCTGCTCGCGGGGGAGCCCCTGGGCCCGGGGCTGTTCGCCACGGAGACGATCACAGCCCGGACGGCGACGCCGGCCCAGCGGGAGGTCGGCGACGCCGTGCTGGCCGGCGTCTGCGAGCGGGCGGGCGCCGTGCCGCTCTACGCCCGCGTCGACCTCGTGCCGGGCGAGGACGGCGCGCCACGCGTGCTCGAGGTGGAGCTGACCGAGCCGAGCCTGAACCTGCCGGTCGCGCCCGGCGCGGCGCAGCGGCTGGCCGCCGCGATCACCGCCCGCCTCTAG
- a CDS encoding ATP-binding protein → MTGRGTGSVWPSATPPAAGDGQSWELSDVAQLPHVRAEVRRHAASTALRADPTGEDLRDQLVLALDEMASNALRHGGGAVRAGVRLTPESYLIEVTDAATSSPPTPAVGRDPSEGGLGLYLIAELATAHGWYRRSDVKVVWALLPRG, encoded by the coding sequence GTGACGGGCAGGGGGACGGGGTCGGTCTGGCCTTCGGCGACCCCTCCCGCCGCCGGGGACGGGCAGTCGTGGGAGCTCAGCGACGTCGCCCAGCTGCCGCACGTGCGCGCCGAGGTCCGCCGGCACGCCGCCTCGACCGCGCTGCGCGCCGACCCCACGGGCGAAGACCTGCGCGACCAGCTGGTGCTGGCCCTGGACGAGATGGCCAGCAACGCGCTGCGGCACGGCGGCGGGGCCGTGCGCGCGGGGGTGCGGCTGACCCCCGAGTCCTACCTCATCGAGGTCACCGATGCCGCGACGTCGTCCCCTCCCACCCCGGCTGTGGGCCGCGACCCCAGCGAGGGTGGCCTCGGGCTCTACCTGATCGCCGAGCTGGCCACCGCGCACGGCTGGTACCGGCGCTCCGACGTCAAGGTCGTCTGGGCGCTCCTGCCGCGCGGCTGA
- a CDS encoding GIN domain-containing protein — MRRTLLPLLAVLLAGCGLSSFAGDPGPTRSQDRDIPAVSEVELSTSGDLALTTGSTPSLRVTAGRDVLRHLTSEVHGDRLVLGTTGTVGNLGEVRYDLVLPAAHAVELSGSGSISAASPSALSGIDLSGSGEVRAEGLDVDTLTVDLSGSGAITLAGRADRQTVEIDGSGDYAAKDLDSTDAEVTLSGSGTADVQVTGTLKAVIEGSGTITHGGGASVETDIEGSGTVEER; from the coding sequence ATGCGCAGGACGCTGCTGCCCCTTCTCGCCGTCCTCCTCGCCGGGTGTGGTCTGTCCTCCTTCGCCGGCGACCCGGGTCCCACGCGCTCGCAGGACCGCGACATCCCGGCCGTGTCGGAGGTGGAGCTGTCCACCAGCGGAGACCTCGCGCTGACCACCGGCTCGACGCCGTCGCTGCGGGTCACCGCCGGGCGCGACGTCCTGCGGCACCTCACCAGCGAGGTGCACGGCGACCGGCTGGTGCTCGGGACGACGGGCACCGTCGGCAACCTCGGCGAGGTCCGCTACGACCTGGTCCTCCCCGCCGCGCACGCCGTGGAGCTGTCCGGCTCCGGCAGCATCAGCGCCGCGTCGCCGAGCGCGCTCAGCGGGATCGACCTGTCCGGCTCCGGGGAGGTGCGCGCCGAGGGGCTCGACGTCGACACGCTCACCGTCGACCTGTCCGGGTCGGGCGCGATCACCCTCGCCGGCCGGGCCGACCGGCAGACCGTGGAGATCGACGGCTCCGGCGACTACGCGGCCAAGGACCTCGACTCCACCGACGCCGAGGTGACCCTCTCGGGCAGCGGCACCGCCGACGTGCAGGTCACCGGCACGCTCAAGGCGGTCATCGAGGGCAGCGGCACGATCACCCACGGCGGCGGGGCCAGCGTGGAGACCGACATCGAGGGCAGCGGCACGGTCGAGGAGCGCTGA
- a CDS encoding DUF1697 domain-containing protein yields MRYVGLLRGINLGPNRRIPMPELRKALADRGYGEVRTLIASGNLVLDSDLPEEELALDLAKAIEEEFGLDVPVVVRTGEELAAVLAADPFGKVATDPSRYSVTFLPEPPAKARIRELPPAEGGQYSVRGRELYLWMPDGMSKSPMGKWSWDRLLGVAGTNRNWNTVGKLAEMAR; encoded by the coding sequence GTGCGCTACGTCGGGCTGCTGCGCGGCATCAACCTGGGGCCGAATCGGCGCATCCCCATGCCCGAGCTGCGCAAGGCGCTCGCCGACCGCGGCTACGGCGAGGTCCGCACGTTGATCGCCAGCGGCAACCTGGTCCTCGACAGCGATCTCCCGGAGGAGGAGCTGGCCCTCGACCTGGCCAAGGCCATCGAGGAGGAGTTCGGCCTCGACGTGCCGGTCGTCGTCCGCACCGGCGAGGAACTGGCCGCGGTGCTGGCGGCCGACCCGTTCGGGAAGGTCGCCACCGATCCCTCCCGCTACTCGGTCACGTTCCTGCCCGAGCCACCGGCGAAGGCGAGGATCCGCGAGCTGCCACCGGCCGAGGGCGGGCAGTACTCGGTCCGCGGCCGGGAGCTCTACCTCTGGATGCCCGACGGGATGTCGAAGAGCCCCATGGGGAAGTGGTCGTGGGACCGGCTCCTCGGCGTGGCCGGCACCAACCGCAACTGGAACACCGTGGGCAAGCTCGCCGAGATGGCCCGGTGA
- a CDS encoding energy-coupling factor transporter transmembrane component T family protein: protein MTSLALGPAPDVPLSRINPVALLTAMAVVTVVLVTSLDVVTPAVVVAAELCLLPAAGLTAPGVLLRRTWPLLLGAGAVAAVNVLLSTDPSPVTGIGLALRVVGLALPGVLLVSATDPVRMADALTIHWRVSTRFAYGALAALRLAPLLVTEFEAIRLARRTRGVEAGRNPLAAARLLAGAGFTLLVGAVRRGSRLATAMDARGFDAGIPRSNARGSALHRRDAVFVAVTVVVCAVAVTLSMATGEWNPVFVGG, encoded by the coding sequence GTGACCTCCCTGGCGCTGGGCCCGGCCCCGGACGTGCCGCTCTCCCGGATCAACCCGGTGGCCCTGCTGACGGCGATGGCGGTGGTGACCGTCGTCCTGGTCACCAGCCTCGACGTGGTGACGCCCGCCGTGGTCGTCGCCGCCGAGCTCTGCCTGCTCCCCGCCGCCGGGCTCACCGCGCCCGGCGTGCTGCTGCGCCGCACCTGGCCGCTGCTGCTCGGCGCCGGCGCGGTCGCGGCGGTCAACGTGCTCCTGTCGACCGACCCCTCGCCGGTGACCGGCATCGGCCTGGCCCTGCGTGTGGTCGGCCTGGCCCTCCCCGGAGTGCTGCTCGTCTCCGCGACCGACCCGGTCCGGATGGCCGACGCCCTCACCATCCACTGGCGGGTGTCCACCCGGTTCGCCTACGGCGCCCTGGCCGCCCTCCGCCTGGCGCCGCTGCTGGTCACCGAGTTCGAGGCGATCCGCCTCGCCCGCCGGACCCGCGGGGTGGAGGCGGGGCGCAACCCGCTCGCCGCCGCCCGGCTGCTCGCCGGCGCCGGCTTCACCCTGCTGGTGGGGGCGGTGCGCCGCGGGTCGCGACTGGCCACGGCGATGGACGCCCGCGGATTCGACGCGGGCATCCCCCGAAGCAACGCGCGCGGGTCCGCGCTGCACCGCCGCGACGCCGTCTTCGTGGCCGTCACGGTCGTCGTCTGCGCCGTCGCGGTGACACTGAGCATGGCGACCGGCGAGTGGAACCCGGTGTTCGTCGGCGGATAG
- a CDS encoding SpoIIE family protein phosphatase, producing MSSPDGRAAAVRRLEETAVGSPALRRLAELVVRLLGASAARISLLGDAETVVSGAGLAPGLVGAQTPAGASLAALAATGDGPLVVGDAAQDPRTAALPLVVEGRVGACLGLPLAGFDGSAVGALVVTDRHARTWTDGDVALARQMADSVATELELSALAREFEAHRLRFELAIDAAEIGSFDWDLVSGRLIWDDRLVELFGYDRETFAETIEAFNARLHPDDLPRVSEALRTAIDVCGAYDAEYRIVLPSGENRWIRARGKAVADDRGTAIRLLGAAYDTTEQRDADARVARVLETMTAAFFSLDRDFRFSYVNAEAERLLAATREELIGGSIWELFPDAVDSDFELHYRGAMTDGRTRVFEAYYPAPLDAWYEVRAWPGPDGLSVYFHDITERRLAEERAQRSAARLALIADVTSILSRTMGPGEAEDAALQQVAQAVVPLLGDWVVASLVDEEGRIRDVGSWHVDPALREPAERYAALRLSSLDSSAPFPTALRTGRALEVDDLRPAVAHVLHGPVGELFELLAPRSAVVFPLRARGRTLGALSVYRGHDRPPMDGQEVSTAREVADRTALALDNSRLYEQHRRLSETLQRSMLTAPPEPDHAEIVVRYHPAIQAAEIGGDWYDAFLQPSGAAVLVIGDVVGHDTEAAAVMGQLRGLLRGIAYRDGVGPAAVLTELDRAIHGLQMHALATAAIARVEQTPEERAAGLTRLRWSNAGHPPPLLLHPDGSIDVLDRDRPELMLGVDPTAERTETVVTVRRGSTLLLYTDGLVEGRGLLLDEGIARLRDAVAELADRPLAELCDAVIERLRPDVLQDDVALVAIRLHPQDRPRPPEAGPRIVPPDVPAEP from the coding sequence GTGAGCTCGCCAGACGGCCGTGCGGCCGCCGTGCGCCGACTGGAGGAAACCGCCGTCGGCTCCCCGGCGCTGCGGCGGCTGGCCGAGCTCGTCGTCCGGCTGCTCGGTGCCTCGGCCGCGCGCATCTCCCTGCTCGGTGACGCCGAGACCGTGGTGAGCGGCGCGGGGCTGGCACCGGGGCTGGTCGGCGCCCAGACCCCGGCCGGGGCGTCCCTGGCCGCGCTCGCCGCCACCGGCGACGGCCCCCTCGTCGTCGGTGACGCCGCGCAGGATCCCCGGACGGCGGCGCTGCCGCTGGTCGTCGAGGGTCGGGTCGGTGCGTGCCTCGGGCTGCCGCTCGCCGGGTTCGACGGCAGCGCGGTCGGGGCTCTGGTGGTGACCGACCGCCACGCCCGCACGTGGACGGACGGCGACGTCGCCCTCGCCCGCCAGATGGCCGACTCGGTGGCGACGGAGCTGGAGCTGTCCGCCCTGGCGCGGGAGTTCGAGGCGCACCGGCTGCGGTTCGAGCTGGCCATCGACGCCGCCGAGATCGGCAGCTTCGACTGGGACCTGGTCTCGGGTCGGCTGATCTGGGACGACCGGCTCGTCGAGCTGTTCGGCTACGACCGGGAGACCTTCGCCGAGACGATCGAGGCGTTCAACGCCCGCCTGCACCCCGACGACCTGCCGCGGGTCAGCGAGGCGCTGCGCACGGCCATCGACGTCTGCGGTGCCTACGACGCCGAGTACCGCATCGTGCTGCCGAGCGGCGAGAACCGCTGGATCCGTGCGCGCGGCAAGGCGGTCGCCGACGACAGGGGGACGGCGATCCGGCTGCTCGGTGCGGCCTACGACACCACCGAGCAGCGGGACGCCGACGCCCGCGTCGCCCGCGTGCTCGAGACGATGACCGCGGCGTTCTTCTCCCTCGACCGCGACTTCCGCTTCTCCTACGTCAACGCCGAGGCCGAGCGGCTGCTGGCCGCGACCCGCGAGGAGCTGATCGGCGGCTCGATCTGGGAGCTGTTCCCCGACGCCGTCGACAGCGACTTCGAGCTGCACTACCGCGGGGCGATGACCGACGGCCGCACCCGCGTGTTCGAGGCGTACTACCCGGCGCCGCTCGACGCCTGGTACGAGGTCCGGGCGTGGCCCGGCCCCGACGGCCTGTCGGTCTACTTCCACGACATCACCGAGCGGCGGCTGGCCGAGGAGCGCGCCCAGCGCAGCGCGGCCCGGCTGGCGCTGATCGCCGACGTCACCTCCATCCTGTCCCGCACGATGGGGCCGGGAGAGGCCGAGGACGCCGCGCTGCAGCAGGTCGCGCAGGCCGTCGTCCCGCTCCTGGGCGACTGGGTGGTGGCCAGCCTGGTCGACGAGGAGGGGCGCATCCGGGACGTCGGGAGCTGGCACGTCGACCCCGCGCTGCGCGAGCCGGCCGAGCGGTACGCCGCCCTCCGGCTGTCCTCCCTGGACTCGTCGGCCCCTTTCCCCACCGCGCTGCGGACCGGGCGGGCCCTCGAGGTCGACGACCTGCGCCCGGCCGTCGCGCATGTGCTGCACGGCCCGGTCGGCGAGCTGTTCGAGCTGCTCGCGCCCCGGTCGGCCGTCGTCTTCCCGCTGCGCGCGCGGGGCCGCACCCTCGGCGCACTGAGCGTCTACCGCGGGCACGACCGGCCGCCGATGGACGGCCAGGAGGTCTCCACCGCGCGGGAGGTCGCCGACCGCACGGCCCTCGCCCTGGACAACTCGCGGCTGTACGAGCAGCACCGGCGGCTGTCGGAGACGCTGCAGCGCAGCATGCTCACCGCGCCGCCGGAGCCCGACCACGCCGAGATCGTGGTGCGCTACCACCCCGCGATCCAGGCCGCCGAGATCGGCGGTGACTGGTACGACGCCTTCCTGCAGCCCAGCGGCGCCGCGGTGCTGGTGATCGGCGACGTCGTCGGCCACGACACCGAGGCCGCCGCCGTCATGGGCCAGTTGCGGGGGCTGCTGCGCGGCATCGCCTACCGGGACGGCGTCGGGCCGGCCGCCGTCCTCACCGAGCTCGACCGCGCCATCCACGGCCTGCAGATGCACGCCCTGGCCACCGCGGCGATCGCGCGGGTCGAGCAGACCCCGGAGGAACGGGCGGCAGGGCTCACCCGGCTGCGGTGGTCGAACGCCGGGCACCCGCCGCCCTTGCTGCTGCACCCCGACGGCAGCATCGACGTGCTCGACCGGGATCGGCCGGAGCTGATGCTCGGGGTGGACCCGACCGCCGAGCGCACCGAAACGGTCGTCACCGTGCGGCGTGGGAGCACCCTGCTGCTCTACACCGACGGGCTGGTCGAGGGTCGCGGGCTGCTGCTCGACGAGGGCATCGCCCGCCTGCGGGACGCGGTGGCCGAGCTGGCCGACCGCCCGCTCGCCGAGCTCTGCGACGCGGTCATCGAGCGGCTGCGCCCCGACGTCCTCCAGGACGACGTCGCCCTCGTCGCGATCCGGCTGCACCCGCAGGACCGTCCCCGGCCGCCCGAGGCGGGGCCGCGGATCGTCCCGCCGGACGTCCCAGCGGAGCCCTGA